A single Thermaerobacter sp. FW80 DNA region contains:
- a CDS encoding S1C family serine protease, producing the protein MNGFQDALRGAARRLARGWVLAVAAGAVGGLAGAALVLGLKPDLPGPWSWRLAASPTPSPAEIVHRIAGPSVVGVISTYLRPDPITGKPVVAARATGSGVVFDARGFIVTNHHVVAMPRVAEPGVAGAGRQRGHPTPPRGTGPSGDEGGRRADHRHPDRIEVLLPDGRRVPARLVAEDYPFSDLAVLWVDPGTTGPLKPATFADSDQVRVGQWVAAIGSPAGLFRSVSLGIVSGVREELFQPVPPPTAVPVVGERIFRLIQTDAAINPGNSGGALVDAHGRVVGLNTVKIAGAGGRQDRFEGLGFAIPANDVRRIASDLIRHGRVRRAALGVHVVDVVQVPALARSDPDRASEFATALAEGRGAVIWRVEPGSPAARAGLRRGQVVIACDGEPVQDTVDLLRIVDGKQGGQRVVLEVAGDGGARRVTVQLAELTR; encoded by the coding sequence GTGAACGGCTTCCAGGACGCCCTGCGCGGCGCCGCGCGCCGGCTGGCCCGCGGATGGGTACTGGCCGTGGCGGCCGGCGCGGTGGGCGGGTTGGCCGGTGCAGCGCTGGTGCTCGGGTTGAAGCCCGACCTCCCCGGGCCTTGGTCCTGGCGGCTGGCCGCGTCGCCGACCCCGTCACCCGCGGAGATCGTCCACCGCATCGCCGGCCCCTCCGTGGTGGGCGTGATCAGCACCTACCTGCGGCCGGACCCGATCACGGGCAAGCCGGTGGTCGCGGCCCGCGCCACGGGATCGGGGGTGGTGTTCGACGCCCGCGGCTTCATCGTGACCAACCACCACGTGGTCGCCATGCCCCGCGTCGCGGAGCCGGGCGTCGCCGGCGCCGGCCGCCAGCGAGGGCACCCGACGCCCCCCCGCGGGACCGGCCCGTCGGGGGACGAAGGGGGACGGCGCGCGGACCACCGGCACCCCGACCGCATCGAGGTGCTGTTGCCCGACGGCCGCCGCGTCCCGGCCCGACTGGTGGCGGAAGACTACCCGTTCTCGGACCTGGCGGTGCTCTGGGTGGACCCCGGCACGACCGGCCCGCTGAAGCCCGCGACCTTCGCCGACTCCGACCAGGTGCGCGTGGGCCAGTGGGTGGCCGCCATCGGTAGTCCGGCCGGGCTCTTCCGCTCCGTCAGCCTCGGGATCGTCAGCGGGGTGCGGGAAGAGCTGTTCCAGCCGGTGCCGCCCCCCACGGCGGTGCCCGTGGTCGGGGAGCGCATCTTCCGCCTGATCCAGACCGATGCCGCCATCAACCCCGGCAACAGCGGCGGTGCGCTGGTGGATGCCCACGGCCGGGTGGTCGGCCTCAACACGGTCAAGATCGCCGGGGCCGGAGGGCGCCAGGACCGTTTCGAGGGCCTCGGCTTCGCCATCCCGGCCAACGACGTCCGCCGCATCGCCAGCGACCTGATCCGCCACGGCCGCGTGCGTCGGGCGGCCCTGGGCGTGCACGTGGTCGACGTGGTCCAGGTGCCGGCGCTGGCCCGGTCCGACCCGGATCGGGCCAGCGAGTTCGCCACGGCCCTGGCGGAGGGGCGCGGTGCCGTGATCTGGCGGGTGGAACCCGGCTCCCCGGCCGCCCGCGCGGGCCTGCGTCGCGGGCAGGTGGTGATCGCCTGCGACGGCGAGCCGGTGCAGGACACCGTCGACCTGTTGCGGATCGTCGACGGCAAGCAGGGGGGCCAGCGCGTGGTCCTCGAGGTGGCGGGGGACGGCGGCGCCCGTCGGGTCACCGTGCAACTGGCGGAACTGACCCGCTGA
- a CDS encoding 23S rRNA (pseudouridine(1915)-N(3))-methyltransferase RlmH yields MPVSIELLAVGELDQPALRRAAEEYARRLGRYARVSQRRVPGEPVPARLTPAEVSRVLEVEARRLLDALAPGAYVVALDRRGRTLTSEDVAEWLDRRMVGGDSRLVFVIGGPLGLAPTVLERARERWSLSHLTFPHQMVPVILLEQLYRAFRILRGEPYHY; encoded by the coding sequence TTGCCCGTCTCCATCGAACTGCTGGCGGTGGGCGAGCTGGACCAGCCCGCCCTGCGGCGGGCGGCGGAGGAGTATGCCCGCCGCCTTGGGCGCTATGCGCGGGTCAGCCAGCGGCGGGTTCCCGGCGAACCCGTGCCGGCCCGCCTCACCCCGGCCGAGGTCAGCCGCGTGCTGGAGGTCGAGGCGCGGCGGTTGCTGGACGCCCTGGCGCCCGGTGCCTACGTGGTCGCCCTCGACCGGCGGGGCCGGACCTTGACCTCGGAGGACGTGGCGGAGTGGCTCGACCGGCGCATGGTGGGTGGCGACAGCCGGCTGGTCTTCGTGATCGGCGGTCCCCTGGGGCTGGCGCCGACGGTGCTGGAGCGCGCGCGCGAGCGCTGGTCCCTCTCCCACCTCACCTTTCCCCACCAGATGGTGCCGGTGATCCTCCTCGAACAGCTGTACCGCGCCTTCCGCATCCTGCGAGGGGAGCCGTACCACTACTGA
- a CDS encoding peptidoglycan DD-metalloendopeptidase family protein: MYKRVLAWIGSHAPPGSRRWWAALVPAAIVVYLFGTTVYVQSQSTYYRVVMDGRPLGYVAGQETVGDAVALAERNASREYGFPVRLANPPALEQIITHERYETLSLQALAERLQAAGDFLTRATVLVVDGQEVAVLPSKEAAQSVLDELKARYARRLEASVEGGRLDVRRVTIQQSIRLEERDDVPADRVRDAVDVLAQLMGGKQAQRVHVVRAGESPWTIASAHGMTVAELLGANPGVDPQRLQPGQELRLNVPEPWISFESEEVLTVTERIPFATRREYDANLDAGKQRVKQEGEYGEKQITYALRRRDSRIVEQRKVEEQVTRQPVDRILVIGTKPVAGVSTGRLIWPLRGRITSGYGPRWGAMHTGIDIDGATGQAVRAADGGTVVSAGWDGGYGYAVQIRHDSGLYTFYAHMSRIAVDVGDAVAQGQVIGYVGSTGQSTGSHLHFEVRRCTSPGCAVPPLGFLP; the protein is encoded by the coding sequence GTGTACAAGCGAGTCCTCGCGTGGATCGGCTCCCATGCGCCTCCGGGGAGCCGGCGATGGTGGGCTGCGCTCGTCCCTGCCGCCATCGTTGTCTACCTATTTGGGACCACCGTCTACGTCCAGTCCCAATCCACCTACTATCGGGTGGTCATGGACGGCAGGCCGCTGGGCTACGTGGCCGGCCAGGAGACGGTCGGCGACGCCGTCGCGCTCGCCGAGCGGAACGCCAGCCGCGAGTACGGCTTCCCGGTACGCCTCGCCAACCCACCCGCGCTCGAACAGATCATCACCCATGAACGATACGAGACCTTGTCGCTCCAGGCGCTCGCGGAGCGGCTGCAGGCAGCGGGCGACTTCCTGACGCGCGCCACCGTGCTGGTGGTCGACGGCCAGGAAGTGGCGGTGCTGCCGTCCAAGGAGGCCGCCCAATCGGTCCTCGACGAGCTGAAGGCGCGGTACGCACGGAGGCTGGAGGCCAGCGTCGAGGGCGGGAGGCTTGATGTCCGCCGCGTCACCATCCAGCAGTCGATCCGCCTGGAGGAGCGGGACGACGTGCCCGCCGACCGGGTGCGCGACGCGGTGGACGTCCTCGCCCAGTTGATGGGCGGCAAGCAGGCGCAGCGGGTCCACGTGGTCCGCGCCGGCGAGTCGCCCTGGACCATCGCGTCCGCCCACGGGATGACGGTCGCGGAGCTCCTCGGCGCCAACCCCGGCGTGGATCCCCAGCGGCTCCAACCGGGGCAGGAGCTGCGGTTGAACGTGCCCGAGCCCTGGATCAGCTTCGAGTCGGAAGAGGTGCTCACGGTCACGGAGCGGATTCCCTTCGCGACAAGGCGCGAGTACGACGCGAACCTCGATGCGGGGAAGCAACGGGTCAAGCAGGAGGGCGAGTACGGCGAGAAGCAGATCACCTACGCCCTGCGACGCCGGGACAGCCGGATCGTCGAGCAGCGCAAGGTCGAGGAACAGGTGACGCGCCAGCCGGTGGACCGCATCCTGGTCATCGGGACGAAGCCGGTGGCGGGTGTCAGCACCGGCCGGCTGATCTGGCCGCTGCGAGGGCGCATCACCTCCGGTTACGGTCCCCGGTGGGGGGCGATGCACACCGGCATCGACATCGACGGCGCCACAGGCCAGGCGGTCCGCGCCGCCGACGGCGGGACGGTGGTCAGTGCGGGCTGGGACGGCGGGTACGGCTACGCCGTCCAGATCCGGCACGACAGCGGTCTGTACACCTTCTACGCCCACATGAGCCGCATCGCGGTGGACGTGGGGGACGCCGTCGCCCAGGGGCAGGTGATCGGCTACGTGGGGAGCACCGGCCAAAGCACCGGTTCCCACCTGCACTTCGAGGTCCGGCGCTGCACCAGTCCCGGCTGCGCCGTCCCGCCCCTGGGCTTCCTCCCCTGA